In Panthera uncia isolate 11264 chromosome B4, Puncia_PCG_1.0, whole genome shotgun sequence, one genomic interval encodes:
- the KCNH3 gene encoding potassium voltage-gated channel subfamily H member 3 → MPAMRGLLAPQNTFLDTIATRFDGTHSNFVLGNAQVAGLFPVVYCSDGFCDLTGFSRAEVMQRGCACSFLYGPDTSELVRQQIRKALDEHKEFKAELILYRKSGLPFWCLLDVIPIKNEKGEVALFLVSHKDISDTKNRGGPDNWKETGGGRRRYGRAGAKGFNANRRRSRAVLYHLSGHLQKQPKGKHKLNKGVFGEKPNLPEYKVAAIRKSPFILLHCGALRATWDGFILLATLYVAVTVPYSVCVSTAREPSAARSAPSVCDLAVEVLFILDIVLNFRTTFVSKSGQVVFAPKSICLHYVTTWFLLDVIAALPFDLLHAFKVNVYFGAHLLKTVRLLRLLRLLPRLDRYSQYSAVVLTLLMAVFALLAHWVACVWFYIGQLEIESSASELPEIGWLQELARRLETPYYLVGRSPVAGNSSGQNDNCSSVSGEANRTGLELLGGPSLRSAYITSLYFALSSLTSVGFGNVSANTDTEKIFSICTMLIGALMHAVVFGNVTAIIQRMYARRFLYHSRTRDLRDYIRIHRIPKPLKQRMLEYFQATWAVNNGIDTTELLQSLPDELRADIAMHLHKEVLQLPLFEAASRGCLRALSLALRPAFCTPGEYLIHQGDALQALYFVCSGSMEVLKGGTVLAILGKGDLIGCELPRREQVVKANADVKGLTYCVLQCLQLTGLHESLALYPEFAPRFSRGLRGELSYNLGAGGGPAEADTSSLSGDNTLMSTLEEKETDGEQGPAASPAPADEPSSPLLSPGCTSSSSAAKLLSPRRTAPRPRLRSRGRPGRAGASQAEAGPSVHPRSLQGLQLPSVPWNVPPDLSPRVVDGIEDGCGSDQPKFSFRVGQPGPECSSSPSPGPENGLLTVPLGPSEARNTDTLDKLRQAVTELSEQVLQMREGLQSLRQAVQQVLAPHGEGPCLRASGEGPCLAGTSGLLQPLCVDTGTSSYCLQPPAASVLSGTWPHPRPGPPPLVAPWPWGPPASQSSPWPRATAFWTPTSDSEPPASAELCPEPSTPGSPAPEEGARTGPPEPTNQAEAASTGEPPPGSGGLALPWEPHSLEMVLIGCHGSGTVQWTQEEGTGV, encoded by the exons ATGCCGGCCATGCGGGGACTCCTGGCGCCGCAGAACACCTTCCTGGACACCATCGCCACGCGCTTCGACGGCACGC ACAGTAACTTCGTGCTGGGCAATGCCCAGGTGGCGGGGCTCTTCCCCGTGGTCTACTGCTCTGATGGCTTCTGCGACCTCACGGGTTTCTCCCGGGCCGAGGTCATGCAGCGGGGCTGCGCCTGCTCCTTCCTCTATGGGCCAGACACCAGTGAGCTTGTCCGCCAACAGATCCGCAAGGCGCTGGATGAGCACAAGGAGTTCAAGGCTGAGCTGATCCTGTACCGGAAGAGCG GGCTCCCATTCTGGTGTCTCCTCGATGTGATACCCATAAAGAATGAGAAAGGGGAGGTGGCCCTCTTCCTGGTCTCTCACAAGGATATCAGTGACACCAAGAACCGAGGGGGCCCTGACAATTGGAAGGAGACAG GTGGTGGCCGGCGCCGATATGGCCGGGCAGGAGCCAAAGGCTTCAATGCCAACCGGCGGCGGAGCCGGGCTGTGCTCTACCACCTGTCTGGGCACCTGCAGAAGCAGCCCAAGGGCAAGCACAAGCTCAATAAG GGGGTGTTTGGGGAGAAGCCAAACTTGCCTGAGTACAAAGTAGCAGCCATCCGAAAGTCACCCTTCATCCTGCTGCACTGTGGGGCACTGAGGGCCACTTGGGACGGCTTCATCCTGCTTGCCACCCTCTACGTGGCTGTCACCGTGCCCTACAGCGTGTGTGTGAGCACAGCCCGGGAGCCCAGCGCTGCCCGCAGTGCCCCCAGCGTCTGTGATCTGGCTGTGGAGGTCCTCTTCATTCTTG ACATCGTGCTGAATTTCCGCACCACGTTTGTGTCCAAGTCAGGCCAGGTGGTATTTGCCCCAAAGTCCATTTGCCTCCACTATGTCACCACTTGGTTCCTGCTGGATGTCATCGCGGCGCTGCCCTTTGACCTGCTACATGCCTTCAAGGTCAACGTG TACTTTGGGGCCCACCTGCTGAAGACGGTGCGGCTGCTGCGGCTGCTGCGGCTGCTCCCGCGGCTGGACCGCTACTCGCAGTACAGTGCTGTGGTGCTCACCCTGCTCATGGCTGTGTTCGCCCTGCTCGCCCACTGGGTGGCCTGCGTCTGGTTCTACATCGGCCAGCTGGAGATCGAGAGCAGTGCCTCGGAGCTGCCGGAGATCG gctggctGCAGGAGCTGGCCCGCCGACTCGAGACCCCCTACTACCTGGTGGGCCGCAGCCCTGTGGCAGGGAACAGCTCCGGCCAGAACGACAACTGTAGCAGCGTCAGCGGGGAGGCCAACAGGACAGGGCTGGAGCTCCTGGGCGGCCCCTCGCTACGCAGCGCCTACATCACCTCCCTCTACTTCGCGCTCAGCAGCCTCACCAGCGTGGGCTTCGGCAACGTGTCCGCCAACACGGACACCGAGAAGATCTTCTCCATCTGCACCATGCTCATTGGCG ccctgaTGCACGCGGTGGTGTTTGGGAACGTGACGGCCATCATCCAGCGCATGTACGCCCGCCGCTTTCTGTACCACAGCCGCACCCGTGACCTCCGAGACTACATCCGCATCCACCGCATCCCCAAGCCCCTCAAGCAGCGCATGCTCGAGTACTTCCAGGCGACGTGGGCTGTGAACAACGGTATCGACACCACTGAG CTGCTGCAGAGCCTCCCAGACGAGCTTCGCGCAGACATCGCCATGCACTTGCACAAGGAGGTTCTGCAGCTGCCTCTGTTTGAGGCTGCAAGCCGTGGCTGCCTGCGGGCACTGTCCCTGGCCCTGCGTCCCGCCTTCTGCACGCCTGGCGAGTACCTCATCCACCAAGGGGACGCTCTCCAGGCCCTCTACTTTGTCTGCTCCGGCTCCATGGAGGTGCTCAAGGGCGGCACCGTACTTGCCATCCTAG GGAAGGGTGATCTGATTGGCTGTGAGCTGCCCCGGCGGGAACAGGTGGTCAAGGCCAATGCTGATGTAAAGGGGCTGACCTACTGCGTCCTGCAGTGTCTCCAGCTGACTGGGCTGCACGAGAGCCTCGCACTGTACCCCGAGTTTGCCCCACGCTTCAGCCGGGGCCTCCGAGGGGAGCTCAGCTACAACCTGGGTGCCGGCGGAGGCCCCGCAGAG GCAGACACCAGCTCCTTGAGTGGTGACAACACCCTTATGTCCACACTGGAGGAGAAGGAGACGGATGGGGAGCAGGGCCCCGCGGCCTCACCGGCCCCAGCGGACGAGCCTTCCAGCCCCCTGCTGTCCCCCGGCTGCACATCCTCCTCTTCCGCTGCTAAGTTGCTATCCCCACGGCGAACCGCGCCCCGGCCCAGGCTAAGGAGCAGAGGACGGCCGGGCAGGGCAGGAGCTTCACAGGCTGAGGCCGGCCCCTCTGTTCACCCTCGAAGCCTACAGGGTTTGCAGTTGCCCTCTGTACCGTGGAATGTACCCCCGGATCTGAGCCCCAG GGTAGTAGATGGCATTGAGGATGGCTGTGGCTCCGACCAGCCCAAGTTCTCTTTCCGTGTGGGGCAGCCTGGCCCGGAATGCAgcagcagcccctcccctggACCAG AAAACGGCCTGCTCACTGTCCCCCTCGGGCCCAGTGAGGCAAGGAACACAGACACACTGGACAAGCTGCGGCAGGCg GTGACAGAGCTGTCTGAGCAGGTGCTGCAGATGCGGGAGGGTCTGCAGTCACTTCGCCAGGCTGTGCAGCAAGTCCTGGCGCCCCACGGGGAGGGTCCTTGCCTTCGGGCATCGGGAGAGGGGCCGTGCCTAGCCGGCACCTCTGGGCTCCTGCAGCCTCTGTGTGTGGACACTGGGACATCCTCGTACTGCCTGCAGCCCCCAGCTGCCTCTGTCTTGAGTGGGACCTGGCCCCACCCTCGtccagggccccctcccctcGTAGCACCCTGGCCCTGGGGCCCCCCGGCCTCTCAGAGTTCCCCTTGGCCTCGAGCCACAGCTTTCTGGACCCCCACCTCTGACTCAGAGCCCCCGGCCTCAGCAGAGCTCTGCCCCGAGCCCAGTACCCCTGGCTCACCGGCCCCCGAGGAAGGGGCTAGGACTGGGCCCCCAGAACCCACTAACCAGGCCGAGGCTGCAAGTACTGGAGAGCCCCCGCCAGGGTCAGGGGGCCTGGCCTTGCCCTGGGAACCCCATAGCCTGGAGATGGTGCTTATCGGCTGCCACGGCTCTGGCACAGTCCAGTGGACCCAGGAAGAAGGCACGGGGGTCTGA